A single region of the Cricetulus griseus strain 17A/GY unplaced genomic scaffold, alternate assembly CriGri-PICRH-1.0 unplaced_scaffold_1, whole genome shotgun sequence genome encodes:
- the LOC100763084 gene encoding LOW QUALITY PROTEIN: GTPase ERas isoform X2 (The sequence of the model RefSeq protein was modified relative to this genomic sequence to represent the inferred CDS: substituted 1 base at 1 genomic stop codon) → MALPTKSSILDLHLNTQCTRSPEESHEAWAQCKDAGRQVPEYKLVVVGASGVGKSALTIQMTHQCFVEEHDPTIQDSYWKEVALDNSGYILNVMDTAGQDIYRDLRDQCLAAGDGVLGVFALDDPSSLDQLQQIWSTXSLQQKQPLPLVFVGNKCDLVTTAGDAHTDAAILTHKWGAPFIKTSAKTRQGVEEAFALLVHEIQRAQESVVESSMEKTRQHKAMCSCGCSVG, encoded by the coding sequence ATGGCATTGCCAACAAAGTCTAGTATCTTGGACCTGCACCTCAACACACAGTGCACCAGATCCCCAGAGGAAAGCCATGAGGCTTGGGCACAATGCAAAGATGCTGGCAGGCAGGTTCCTGAGTACAAGCTAGTAGTGGTTGGTGCAAGCGGTGTTGGTAAAAGTGCTCTCACTATCCAGATGACCCACCAATGCTTCGTGGAAGAACATGACCCCACTATCCAGGATTCCTACTGGAAGGAGGTGGCCCTGGACAATAGTGGCTACATTTTGAATGTcatggacacagcagggcaggatATCTACAGGGACTTGCGAGACCAGTGCTTAGCAGCTGGTGACGGTGTGCTGGGTGTCTTTGCTCTTGATGACCCCTCATCTCTGGACCAGCTGCAGCAGATATGGTCTACCTAGAGCCTGCAACAGAAGCAGCCCTTGCCCCTGGTATTTGTGGGCAACAAATGTGACCTAGTGACTACTGCTGGAGATGCTCACACTGATGCAGCAATCCTGACTCATAAGTGGGGAGCCCCCTTCATCAAGACCTCAGCCAAGACACGACAAGGTGTAGAGGAAGCATTTGCTCTGCTTGTCCATGAGATTCAGAGGGCCCAGGAGTCTGTGGTTGAGTCAAGCATGGAGAAGACCCGACAACACAAAGCCATGTGTAGCTGTGGGTGCTCTGTAGGCTGA